In Streptomyces nojiriensis, the sequence CCCCCACCTGCGCCGCGTTCCTGCAGCGGGCGACCGCCTGGTTCGCCTCCCTGGGCATCACCGTCGAGCGGGTCCTGACCGACAACGCCTGGGCCTACAGCAAGAACACCTGGCGCGATACTTGTCGTGACCTGGGGATCAGCCCCAGGCGGACTCGGCCCTGGCGTCCACAGACCAACGGCAAGGTCGAACGCTTCCACCGCACCCTGCTCGACGAATGGGCCTACCGGCAGCCCTACACCTCAGACCATGAGCGCATGGAAGCGTTTACCGACTGGCTGCACTGGTACAACTACCACCGACCCCACACCGGCATCGCAGGCCAAACACCCGCCAGCCGCGGCACCAACCTGTCCGAACAACACACCTAGGCCGTCTCTTCCGGGCCTGGGCCCGGCTCAGCGCCGGGTGGTCACCGTCGCCGTGAACCCGCAGCACTCGAACTTCCGGATCCGGTCTCCCGAGACCTTCGTGATCCGCACCTGGTCCAGCCGTGCGGTGGTGTCGACGGCCGAGGCGATGACCGCGACCCCGCCCCCGCCGCCCCGGACGGTGTCCCTCACCGCGGTGAACGTTCCGTCCTGGAGGGCCAGCCCGAAGTACGTGTTGTCGACCAGGGTGTTGTGGCTGGTCTCCATCGTGCCGAACCCGTAGATGCCGAGCTGGTTGCCGACGAGCCGGTTCTTGGTGACCACGACCCCCGTGTTGGCCAGGATGCCGGCGTGCTGGAACTCGGTGAAGAAATCGGGGCCGCACTCCGGATCCGGCTCGCGGCACGCGTTGTCGCTCACCGTGTTCTTCTCGACCCTGCCGGTCGCCTCGACGAACTCGATCCCGTCGGTGGAGATGGTCTTCTGGCCGGTGACGACGTTGCGGAGCAGCGTGGCCCGCGAGTCCGCGCCGAGGACGACGACGCCGGAGCCCTGATAGTCGGTGATCTCGGAATCCTGGATGGTCGCCGACCCGGCACCGGTGGGAAAGTCCCCGATGAGGATGGAATTGGCGCTCCGGAAGCACGGGGCCATGGGGGTGTCCTTGATATGGGACACCGCCGCGTGGCTCAGCTCCAGATGCGCTCCGCCCAGGACCCGGATGCCCGCTCCGAGGGCACCTGCGTCGCAGGTGCCGGACCCCGGCCCGCTCACCGCGAGCCGTGAGATCGTCACGGACGCCGCGTTGCCGAGGGAGACGATCGAGTTGAGGCCGTCGGAGCCCGTCACCAGGTGCTCGGGAGCCAGGATGGTCGTCTTCCCGGCCCCAGCCCCCGTGATGGTGAGGTCCTTGCCGATCACCACCTGCTCCCGGTAGACGCCGGGGCGCAGCGCGATGCGATCGCGGGGGTGCGCGGCGTCGACCGCGGACTGGACGGTCGGGTAGGCGGCCGAGGGAACCACCAGTTCGCGCGGCTGCGACGCAGCGGACGGGGGCGCGAGGGAGCCGATGGCCACCGAAGCGAGCAGCGTGCCCAGTGCCACCGCGCACCGTGTGCGTAGGGGGTTCATCGCGTTCTCCTCCGAAGGGAAGGCCGGCTGCGCGTGGCCGCTCGGCGCAGTGGGACACACAGCGGCACGACGGGAACAGCCGGTCCGCACGGCGCCACCCGAGCACAGGACGGGCGCCAGGGCCGGGGGCCGTGCCGCAGGCGTGGGCCGTCCGGAGCAGCGGGACCACACGGCCGGTCGTCGCGACGGGCCGGCCCTGATCCGAGCCCCGGGCGTTTCAGCGGTGGGCCGCCCGCGCGTGGGATGCCCGCATGCTGAGATGCCTGTCCATCCGCGGCGGGCGTTGTGGCACACTGCCAGCGTGCCTGCTCAGCTCATGATTATCGCCAGCAGCGCGCCGGTCCCCAGTGGCCGCTGAACCGTGGAAGAACTTCGCGGAAGCGGCCACCGTGCCTCGGACCCGCGCGCAGACCTCTCGCTACCCGCGAGGGGTTTTTTCGTTTCCCGGACCATCCCTGCCGGGACCGGACCGCGCGCGATGATGGGGGCAGTGGATGCCGGGCATATCCGGAACCACTCATCCGACAGGAGTCAGATCAGCATGACGACGACACCAGAGGCGGCAACTGTGCTGTCAGAAGGCCTGGACGACGGCTTCCACGTCTTCGACACCACCCTGCGCGACGGCGCCCAGCGCGAGGGCATCAACCTCACCGTCGCCGACAAGCTGACGATCGCCCGGCATCTGGACGACTTCGGAGTGGGCTTCATCGAGGGCGGCTGGCCCGGCGCCAACCCCCGTGACACCGAGTTCTTCTCCCGTGCCCGCGCGGAGATCACTTTCAAGAACGCCCAGCTGGTCGCCTTCGGCGCGACCCGGCGCGCGGGCGGAGCGGCCGCCCAGGACCCGCAGGTGCGGGCCCTGTTGGAATCCGGCGCCCCGGTCATCACGCTCGTCGCCAAGTCCCACGACCGGCACGTCGAGCTCGCCCTGCGCACCACCCTCGACGAGAACCTGGAGATGGTCCGCGACACCGTCTCCCACCTGGTCGCCCAGGGCCGCCGCGTCTTCGTCGACTGCGAGCACTTCTTCGACGGCTACCGGGCCAACCCGGAGTACGCCAAGTCCGTCGTACGCACCGCCCACGAGGCCGGCGCCGACGTGGTCATCCTCTGCGACACCAACGGCGGCATGCTGCCCGCCCAGGTGACCGCCACCGTCGCCACCGTCCTCGCCGACACCGGCGCCCGCCTGGGCATCCACGCCCAGGACGACACCGGCTGCGCCGTCGCCAACACCCTGGCCGCGGTGGACGCGGGCGCCACCCACGTCCAGTGCACGGCGAACGGGTACGGCGAGCGGGTCGGCAACGCCAACCTCTTCCCCGTCGTCGCCGCCCTGGAGATCAAGTACGGGCGCAAGGTGCTTCCCGACGGGGCGCTCGCCGAGATGACCCGGATCTCGCACGCGATCGCCGAGGTCGTGAACCTCACCCCCTCCACGCACCAGCCCTACGTCGGCGTCTCCGCCTTCGCGCACAAGGCGGGCCTGCACGCCTCGGCCATCAAGGTCGACCCGGACCTCTACCAGCACATCGACCCCGAGCGCGTCGGCAACACCATGCGGATGCTGGTCTCCGACATGGCCGGCCGCGCCTCCATCGAGCTCAAGGGCAAGGAGCTCGGCGTCGACCTCGGCGGGGACCGCGCGCTGATCTCCCGGGTCGTGGAGCGGGTCAAGGCGCGCGAGCTTCAGGGCTACACCTACGAGGCGGCCGACGCCTCCTTCGAGCTGCTGCTGCGCGCCGAGGCCGAGGGCCGCGCCCGCAAGTACTTCCGCATCGAGTCGTGGCGGGCCATCATCGAGGACCGCCCGGACGGCACCCACGCCAACGAGGCCACGGTCAAGCTGTGGGCCAAGGGCGAGCGGATCGTCGCCACGGCGGAGGGCAACGGCCCGGTCAACGCGCTGGACCGCGCGCTGCGGGTGGCGCTGGAGCGGTTCTACCCGCAGCTCGCCAAGTTCGAGCTCGTCGACTACAAGGTCCGCATCCTGGAGGGCACGCACGGCACGGAGTCCACGACCCGCGTGCTGGTCGCCACGACGGACGGCGAACGCGAGTGGTCCACGGTCGGCGTGGCCCCGAACGTGATCGCGGCGTCCTGGCAGGCCCTGGAGGACGCGTTCACCTACGGCCTGCTGCACGCGGGCGTCGAACCCGCCGAGTAGCCCGCCGGACTCCCGCCCGGCAAGGCCCTTATGTCCAGCTCACACGGGAAAGTATCGGTTCCGGTAGCGTCATGGATATGAGGACCAGGCTGATATCCGTGCGCTTCGGACCGCTGCTCTCCGGTCTGCTGCTGGCGCTGGCGACGACCGCCCTCGTCGCCGCGCCGCCGGCTTCGGCGGCCGAGGGGGTCGCCGCCGTGGGGGAGGCCCTCGAGAAGGGCCCGGTCTACGTCGCCCCCGGGGCCGAGGCGCAGTTGTCCACGGTCCAGGCGGACGCGCTCGCGAAGAAGATCAAGGACGCCGGGAAGCCGGTGTTCGTGGCCGTGCTGCCGGCCACCGCCGAGTTCCCCGCCGACAAGGTGCTCGGCGCGGTCCGGGCCGAGACCGGGATCACCGGGCTCTACGCGATCCGGCTCGGTGACGGCTTCGACGCCGGCGCCGACAAGGCGGTCATGCCGCGCAACGCCGTACGCAACCTCACCGAGGCCGTGAAGACCGGCGCACCGGTGAACGCGAACACGCAGCTCAACAACTTCGTGGACCAGGCCCTGACCCAGGTCGGGGGCAGCGCCCCCGCCTCCTGGGGCACGACCGGAGCCGACCGGAGCGCCCCGGTCGGCGGACTGATCGCCCTCGGCGCGGTGGCCGTGGTGGGCGGCGGCGGTGCGTACGCGCTGGTCCGCCGCAACCGGAAGAAGAAGGAGGAGGCCCGGCGCGAGGCCATCGCCCGGCTGAGCGTGGTCGTCGACGAGGACATCACGGCCTTCGGTGAGGAGCTCGAACGGCTCGACTTCCACCCCGGCGAGCCCGGCGCCGACGACGCCATGCGGGGGGACTACGAGCAGGGGCTCGACTCGTACGAGAAGGCCAAGCAGATCATGGCCTCGGTCCAGCGGCCCGACGAGGTCAAGGGCGTCACCCAGGCGCTGGAGGACGGCCGCTTCGCGTTGGCCACCCTCGACGCGCGCCGGCAGGGCAGGCCGCTTCCCGAACGCCGCTCGCCCTGCTTCTTCGACCCGCGCCACGGGCCGAGCACCGAGGACGCCGCCTGGGCTCCGGCCGGCGGGGCGGCTCGTACCGTGCCGGTCTGCACGGCGGACGCCGTACGGCTGCGCGACGGCCTGGACCCGGCGGTCCGCACGGTCGATACCGAGCGCGGGCCGCGGCCGTACTACGACGCCGGCCCGGCGTACGGTCCCTGGGCCGGCGGGTACTTCGGCGGCGGCATCCTGCCCGGCCTGCTGGTGGGCACGATGCTCGGTTCGATGATGTCCAGCCCCGCCTACGCCTCGGACTTCGGCGGCGGCATGGGCAGCGGCTTCGAGGGCGGGGACGTCTCCGGGGCCGGCTTCGACCCGTCCGACTTCGGCGGCGGGGACTTCGGCGGCGGAGGGTTCGACGGGGGCGGCGGCTTCGACGGCGGGGGCGGCTTCTAGGGGGCCGCCCCCGGTTCCGGGAGTCCGGGGA encodes:
- the cimA gene encoding citramalate synthase, with amino-acid sequence MTTTPEAATVLSEGLDDGFHVFDTTLRDGAQREGINLTVADKLTIARHLDDFGVGFIEGGWPGANPRDTEFFSRARAEITFKNAQLVAFGATRRAGGAAAQDPQVRALLESGAPVITLVAKSHDRHVELALRTTLDENLEMVRDTVSHLVAQGRRVFVDCEHFFDGYRANPEYAKSVVRTAHEAGADVVILCDTNGGMLPAQVTATVATVLADTGARLGIHAQDDTGCAVANTLAAVDAGATHVQCTANGYGERVGNANLFPVVAALEIKYGRKVLPDGALAEMTRISHAIAEVVNLTPSTHQPYVGVSAFAHKAGLHASAIKVDPDLYQHIDPERVGNTMRMLVSDMAGRASIELKGKELGVDLGGDRALISRVVERVKARELQGYTYEAADASFELLLRAEAEGRARKYFRIESWRAIIEDRPDGTHANEATVKLWAKGERIVATAEGNGPVNALDRALRVALERFYPQLAKFELVDYKVRILEGTHGTESTTRVLVATTDGEREWSTVGVAPNVIAASWQALEDAFTYGLLHAGVEPAE
- a CDS encoding right-handed parallel beta-helix repeat-containing protein, yielding MNPLRTRCAVALGTLLASVAIGSLAPPSAASQPRELVVPSAAYPTVQSAVDAAHPRDRIALRPGVYREQVVIGKDLTITGAGAGKTTILAPEHLVTGSDGLNSIVSLGNAASVTISRLAVSGPGSGTCDAGALGAGIRVLGGAHLELSHAAVSHIKDTPMAPCFRSANSILIGDFPTGAGSATIQDSEITDYQGSGVVVLGADSRATLLRNVVTGQKTISTDGIEFVEATGRVEKNTVSDNACREPDPECGPDFFTEFQHAGILANTGVVVTKNRLVGNQLGIYGFGTMETSHNTLVDNTYFGLALQDGTFTAVRDTVRGGGGGVAVIASAVDTTARLDQVRITKVSGDRIRKFECCGFTATVTTRR